A stretch of Planococcus citri chromosome 5, ihPlaCitr1.1, whole genome shotgun sequence DNA encodes these proteins:
- the LOC135847504 gene encoding uncharacterized protein LOC135847504, whose product MAGINSEVYDVFHPNPVSLKDLPAMAVSLGIWRCEVMKYRSSDDTLTRFNPEVQNISSNTVLPHLPSVIRATIDRYLTNFRFSLGQWLHSHHERVFHFHYNHQNHVLRYFDDFVCDYNGTIHYVKTAERMMHCDQFDVQQKFIIACTYFFEDDIRRLWPLVSSNMDLNSINFSVSPQLYYWICYLKKRLDKIPISRWDNCVENVMLTRTMTHNRPSVEYFWNRIPTESRVQKGYDLFHSDVQSFARYIFPKLDDQQLDNFVNVGEYGFELMRALCLNSWYDKEFIHSIWMRIRNVINQTAFTNGIIIALQFENGEYISMLGISYYEDYKDDKDGCIRRNWFNMCCEIWNSAPERLKRSAVEEITSNYRLFEGLQTLSSSIPPEPKEYVFFSTFLSYATYEERKTFWSDCWRRLIQGTRCQDFKKLMNLCFENEDEITQFRENVMANNDNGIIFYICESYLLEFCFDEVNEFVSLSRPDTQAARNFKQQILQSVFFGELRYFREIEVMIRRPRELNEFINDAYNDTDMSWNFKNQLVCSPVLLQILPCSAFSVPIELFKEFIDLFVSSKDIVLQIKTGIIDFVKKVADLKTTVSESSLTSLLSWCLENDEEFMEFK is encoded by the coding sequence ATGGCTGGAATCAATTCTGAAGTGTACGATGTTTTTCATCCGAATCCAGTATCTCTGAAAGACCTACCAGCGATGGCCGTTAGCCTGGGAATATGGCGCTGTGAAGTGATGAAATATCGTTCTAGCGATGATACATTGACAAGATTTAATCCAGAGgtccaaaatatttcatcaaatactGTGCTGCCTCATTTACCATCTGTGATTCGTGCTACGATCGATAGATATTTGACGAATTTTAGATTCTCATTGGGCCAATGGCTGCATAGTCATCACGAAcgagtatttcattttcattacaaCCATCAGAACCATGTTTTGCGATACTTCGACGATTTCGTGTGTGATTATAACGGAACTATTCATTATGTGAAGACAGCCGAGCGTATGATGCATTGTGATCAATTTGACGTGCAGCAAAAGTTCATAATTGCTTGTACGTATTTCTTCGAGGACGATATCAGACGACTTTGGCCATTAGTATCGAGCAATATGGATTTGAATAGTATCAATTTCTCAGTAAGCCCACAATTGTATTATTGGATTTGTTACCTGAAAAAAAGATTAGATAAAATACCAATCTCACGCTGGGACAATTGTGTCGAGAATGTAATGTTAACCAGAACCATGACTCACAACAGACCATCTGTGGAATATTTCTGGAACCGTATACCGACAGAAAGTAGAGTGCAAAAGGGTTATGACCTTTTCCACAGTGACGTGCAATCTTTCGCTCGgtatatttttccaaagttggaCGATCAACAGCTCGATAATTTTGTTAATGTTGGCGAATATGGTTTCGAATTGATGCGTGCTCTGTGTCTAAACTCTTGGTACGATAAGGAATTCATTCATTCGATTTGGATGCGAATTCGAAACGTAATAAACCAAACGGCTTTTACAAATGGAATCATAATTGCATTGCAATTTGAGAATGGAGAATATATTTCAATGTTAGGTATAAGCTACTATGAGGACTATAAAGATGACAAAGATGGCTGTATTCGCAGGAATTGGTTTAATATGTGTTGCGAAATATGGAACAGTGCTCCGGAAAGGTTGAAACGTTCGGCAGTTGAAGAAATTACATCTAATTATAGACTGTTTGAAGGCTTACAGACTTTAAGTAGTTCAATTCCACCAGAGCCGAAAGAATACGTATTCTTCTCAACTTTTCTTTCGTATGCCACTTACGAGGAGAGGAAAACGTTTTGGTCTGATTGCTGGAGACGTTTGATTCAAGGCACACGATgccaagatttcaaaaaattgatgaacttgTGTTTTGAAAACGAAGATGAGATTACCCAATTCAGGGAAAACGTCATGGCCAATAACGACAATGGTATTATCTTTTATATTTGCGAATCATATCTGCTAGAATTCTGTTTCGATGAAGTGAATGAGTTTGTGAGTCTTTCAAGGCCGGATACACAAGCAgctagaaatttcaaacaacaaATACTGCAGTCAGTTTTTTTCGGCGAACTTCGATACTTTCGTGAAATTGAAGTTATGATCCGTAGGCCAAGAGAATTGAATGAATTCATCAACGATGCCTACAACGATACCGATATGtcttggaattttaaaaatcaacttgtatGTTCACCTGTTTTACTCCAGATTTTACCCTGCTCTGCTTTTTCTGTTCCTATAGAACTGTTTAAGGAATTTATCGATTTGTTTGTTTCGAGCAAAGATATCGTGTTGCAGATAAAAACAGGTAtaattgattttgtaaaaaaagtagCTGACCTTAAAACTACTGTATCCGAGTCTTCTTTAACTTCACTTCTATCATGGTGTTTAGAAAACGATGAGGAATTTATGGAATTCAAATGA